The following are encoded in a window of Mycobacterium vicinigordonae genomic DNA:
- a CDS encoding nuclear transport factor 2 family protein codes for MSAPKTDAYAVIETAYKAVDTALSSGDAAPFAALLADDVVLVEPASHPFPGGRWQGKDVVVEAVGGILSSIGLTHVDLQNIIDDGETVCAIIEITSTNSAGQTFRMPMIEKWNVKDGKIIHIEPYYHDIPALKSHMSATS; via the coding sequence TTGTCTGCTCCTAAAACTGACGCCTATGCGGTCATTGAGACTGCCTATAAGGCGGTGGACACCGCATTGAGTTCTGGAGACGCGGCGCCGTTCGCGGCGCTACTCGCCGATGATGTCGTCTTGGTTGAACCAGCTAGCCATCCTTTCCCCGGCGGCCGCTGGCAGGGTAAAGATGTAGTGGTGGAAGCAGTTGGCGGCATCCTATCCTCCATTGGTCTCACGCATGTGGACCTGCAGAACATTATCGATGATGGCGAAACCGTATGCGCGATCATCGAGATCACGAGTACGAACTCTGCCGGGCAGACCTTTCGTATGCCGATGATCGAAAAGTGGAATGTCAAGGACGGCAAGATTATTCATATCGAGCCGTATTATCACGACATTCCAGCCCTTAAGAGCCATATGTCTGCAACAAGCTGA
- a CDS encoding MCE family protein — translation MRLTRLVRGQLVVFTIITVIAGAVILFGYIKVPAMMGIGRYVVTVQLPHAAGLYTGGNVTYRGTEVGRVKRVHLTNNGVVAELSLRSDIAIPADTDAQVHSASSIGEQYVALSPRTGNGPTLHDGYVIPLNRVTVPPDINELVNAANRGLKAIPRDDVRTVIDESYAAVGGLGPELSRIVAGSTKLAIDADKNLGTLTDVIDRIKPVLDSQASTSDEIQSWAAHIATVTRQVRDNDSSFAGLLQNGPAAVDEARQLVERLRPTLPVLLANLVSVGQVAVAYQPAIEQLLVLLPEGVAAMQAHALANKDSKHPGGYLDFNLNLNLPPPCTTGYLPAQQQRTANFEDSPERPAADLYCRIPQDAPNDVRGARNYPCLTRPGKRAPTVKMCESDEQYVPLNDGNNWKGDPNATLSGQDIPQLAPPTPPVQILPPIGIANYDPATGTYVGPDGHVYTQGDLAQSPGGRTWQSMLTPPTR, via the coding sequence ATGCGCCTTACCAGATTAGTGCGAGGGCAGCTCGTGGTATTCACGATCATAACCGTGATCGCCGGCGCTGTAATCCTCTTCGGATACATCAAGGTCCCGGCGATGATGGGTATCGGTCGCTACGTAGTCACCGTGCAGCTGCCGCACGCTGCTGGCCTATATACCGGCGGAAATGTGACATACCGCGGCACCGAGGTCGGGCGGGTAAAGCGCGTGCATCTCACCAATAATGGTGTAGTAGCGGAGCTATCACTACGGTCGGACATCGCAATTCCAGCTGATACGGACGCACAGGTGCACAGCGCATCGAGCATTGGTGAGCAGTACGTCGCGTTGTCACCCCGCACCGGCAACGGCCCTACACTCCACGACGGTTACGTGATTCCGCTGAATCGCGTAACCGTGCCGCCCGACATCAATGAGCTAGTCAACGCCGCCAACCGTGGTCTGAAGGCGATTCCGCGCGACGACGTGCGAACGGTGATCGACGAGTCTTACGCTGCCGTCGGTGGCCTAGGTCCGGAACTCTCCCGGATCGTCGCCGGGTCGACCAAGCTGGCCATCGACGCTGATAAGAACTTGGGCACGCTTACGGATGTGATCGATCGGATCAAGCCCGTGCTGGATTCACAAGCATCGACGTCCGACGAGATCCAATCCTGGGCCGCCCATATCGCCACAGTTACTAGGCAAGTTCGAGACAACGATTCTTCATTCGCGGGTCTGCTCCAGAATGGTCCTGCCGCGGTTGACGAAGCACGACAGCTCGTGGAGCGGCTCCGGCCAACGCTACCGGTACTGCTCGCGAACCTGGTGAGCGTCGGCCAGGTGGCCGTAGCTTACCAGCCGGCGATCGAGCAGCTGTTGGTGTTACTGCCCGAGGGAGTTGCCGCAATGCAGGCACACGCGCTTGCGAATAAGGACAGCAAGCACCCCGGAGGGTATCTGGACTTCAATCTCAACCTGAATCTGCCGCCGCCGTGTACCACCGGGTATTTACCTGCCCAGCAGCAACGTACTGCGAACTTCGAGGATTCACCCGAGCGTCCAGCGGCTGATTTATATTGCCGGATACCGCAAGACGCGCCCAATGACGTTCGCGGGGCACGCAATTATCCGTGCCTTACCCGGCCAGGGAAGCGTGCGCCTACGGTCAAGATGTGTGAGAGCGACGAACAGTACGTGCCGCTCAACGACGGCAACAACTGGAAGGGCGACCCAAACGCCACGTTGTCGGGACAAGACATCCCGCAACTTGCACCCCCGACGCCGCCAGTCCAGATACTGCCGCCAATTGGCATCGCAAACTACGACCCCGCGACAGGCACGTATGTCGGTCCAGATGGACACGTCTACACCCAAGGTGATCTAGCTCAGAGTCCGGGGGGAAGGACGTGGCAATCAATGTTGACGCCTCCGACACGCTAA
- a CDS encoding alpha/beta hydrolase fold domain-containing protein — protein MTGTTVEGLVLPGRLGNPDLTFGEDPRADPRLVAALARFGLDGHSDLPPVTPNSPSSDILNFANGLERQFQGLFDALFADVAPAVGVNRDEVTISAPDGHQIRLYIHAPADRGSGRIPCIVHFHGGGMSIITAADRPYVVFRDALAECGSLVIGVEFRNAAGCLGHHPFPAGLDDCESALRWVFNQRAALGVGAITLVGESGGGNLALSLALRAVRDGWAQQIGGVYAQCPFISNQWSQRPLAFPSMRENDAYVVSCALLAILGATYDPTASHSSDPTCWPLMARDDELTGLPPHVISLNELDPLRDEGLAYMRRLRTAGVSVVGRTVHGTCHAADIMFGPVIPDIFAASVGDVSRFAHFQSTLGEIN, from the coding sequence GTGACCGGCACTACCGTCGAAGGGCTGGTATTGCCCGGCAGACTCGGTAACCCCGATCTCACATTCGGTGAAGACCCTCGAGCCGACCCGAGGCTTGTGGCGGCCCTGGCGCGTTTCGGGCTCGACGGCCACTCCGACCTGCCGCCGGTCACGCCGAACTCGCCGTCGTCCGACATCCTTAACTTCGCGAACGGACTCGAGCGGCAGTTTCAGGGCTTGTTCGACGCGCTGTTCGCCGATGTTGCGCCGGCAGTTGGCGTAAATCGTGACGAGGTAACTATTTCCGCTCCCGACGGCCATCAGATTCGGTTGTACATACATGCGCCAGCGGATCGCGGTAGCGGGCGAATCCCGTGCATCGTTCACTTCCACGGTGGTGGGATGAGCATTATCACCGCGGCTGACCGCCCATACGTCGTATTTCGGGATGCGTTGGCGGAGTGCGGATCTCTTGTCATCGGTGTCGAGTTTCGCAACGCCGCAGGATGTCTGGGCCACCATCCGTTCCCGGCGGGGCTCGACGACTGCGAATCGGCGTTGCGGTGGGTGTTCAACCAGCGCGCCGCGCTAGGGGTTGGAGCGATCACCCTCGTGGGTGAATCCGGAGGCGGGAACCTCGCACTATCGCTTGCCTTGCGCGCTGTTCGCGACGGCTGGGCTCAGCAGATCGGCGGTGTGTACGCCCAGTGCCCCTTCATCTCCAACCAGTGGTCCCAGCGCCCGCTCGCATTCCCCTCAATGCGCGAGAACGACGCCTACGTGGTGTCGTGCGCGCTGCTAGCCATCCTCGGCGCCACCTATGACCCGACCGCAAGCCATTCGTCGGACCCAACGTGCTGGCCGCTAATGGCGCGCGACGATGAGCTGACCGGTCTACCGCCCCATGTCATTTCGCTCAATGAACTAGATCCCCTCCGCGACGAAGGCCTCGCATACATGCGGCGGCTGCGCACCGCGGGCGTCAGCGTCGTCGGTCGCACGGTACATGGCACTTGCCACGCGGCCGACATCATGTTCGGCCCGGTCATCCCCGACATCTTCGCTGCGTCGGTCGGCGATGTGAGCAGGTTCGCGCATTTCCAGTCAACGCTAGGAGAGATAAATTGA
- a CDS encoding FAD-binding protein: MTAALTSALRGLSTVVVEATEYFGGATAISGGAIWIPGNKYCAATGDIDTFEAGRAYLAATVGDTVSDLRRDAYIRDGLAMVSEFDEATKWIRWSPVSIPDYRPEEPGGRPEGRSIEARMIDGNLLGPELSRLRPPSPTMEVKGLTVTLEDYVALNMMMRTNAGRVKAAQVFWRSLVARARGQQLLSIGQALAARLRLALRDEGVLIAYSTPLEELFVEDGRVVGAQVRIAGKRKLILARCGVVIAAGGFSKNQEMRDKYMRQPTRADWSLAPDDGQDGSGILAGITVGAAVARMDRAWGMPTVVVPLAGHEARPLIVLSERGLPGTLIVNNQGERYGNEAVSYDDFWAEMYDQDEGPDGPRTSPSWLIFDQRAKNRYIFFGIMPHQPFPRSWYEKGYMRRAKSWEALASAIDVSAESLAATIERFNRDANAGRDHLFHRGESFYDRFYGDPTQLRDNLGPVDKPPFYAIRMCPGDLSTKGGLDIDEHSRVLRPDGSVVEGLYAAGNSSAGVMGDTYPGPGATIGSAMVAGYAAANHCARQVKSGSGASGQPAIAAAPPSARFRPATGQPPPSVDHAPEFGNPQN, from the coding sequence ATGACCGCCGCGCTGACTTCCGCGCTTCGAGGCCTGTCCACCGTGGTGGTTGAAGCGACGGAGTACTTTGGCGGCGCGACCGCGATCTCCGGTGGAGCGATTTGGATTCCGGGTAACAAGTACTGTGCAGCAACGGGCGACATAGACACGTTCGAGGCCGGGCGTGCCTACCTCGCGGCGACGGTTGGCGACACAGTCAGCGACCTACGTCGTGACGCATACATTCGTGATGGCTTGGCGATGGTCAGCGAATTCGACGAGGCCACGAAATGGATTCGGTGGAGCCCAGTTTCAATCCCGGACTACCGGCCCGAGGAACCTGGAGGTAGGCCGGAGGGTCGGTCTATCGAGGCTCGCATGATCGATGGCAACCTGCTGGGCCCTGAACTCAGCCGCTTACGGCCGCCCTCACCGACCATGGAGGTCAAAGGATTGACGGTGACCCTCGAGGATTATGTAGCGCTCAACATGATGATGCGGACCAATGCCGGTAGAGTCAAAGCGGCCCAGGTGTTTTGGCGGTCGCTCGTTGCTCGCGCTCGCGGGCAGCAACTGCTCAGTATTGGACAAGCCCTCGCCGCGCGGTTGCGCCTCGCCCTGCGCGATGAAGGCGTTCTGATTGCCTACTCCACGCCCCTAGAGGAACTCTTCGTCGAGGACGGCCGGGTTGTGGGTGCCCAGGTTCGTATCGCCGGTAAGCGCAAGCTCATTCTCGCGCGATGTGGCGTAGTCATCGCGGCCGGAGGCTTCAGCAAGAACCAGGAGATGCGCGACAAATATATGAGGCAACCAACCCGGGCCGACTGGAGCCTAGCGCCGGACGACGGTCAGGATGGATCTGGAATTCTCGCCGGAATAACCGTTGGCGCGGCAGTAGCGCGGATGGACCGTGCGTGGGGCATGCCGACTGTCGTTGTTCCGTTGGCCGGACACGAAGCTCGTCCGCTTATCGTCCTGAGCGAACGCGGACTACCGGGTACGTTAATCGTCAACAACCAAGGCGAGCGTTATGGCAATGAAGCCGTCTCCTACGACGACTTCTGGGCCGAGATGTACGACCAAGACGAGGGGCCGGACGGTCCACGTACGTCTCCGTCCTGGTTGATTTTCGATCAGCGCGCGAAGAATCGTTACATCTTTTTCGGCATCATGCCGCACCAGCCCTTCCCCCGCTCCTGGTACGAGAAGGGCTATATGAGACGGGCCAAGAGTTGGGAAGCTCTCGCCTCTGCGATTGACGTTTCCGCTGAGTCGCTAGCCGCCACGATTGAGCGATTTAACCGCGACGCGAACGCTGGCCGTGATCACTTGTTCCACCGCGGCGAGAGTTTCTACGATCGATTTTACGGCGATCCCACGCAGTTGCGTGACAACCTTGGCCCAGTCGACAAGCCGCCGTTTTACGCGATACGGATGTGCCCTGGTGACCTTAGTACGAAGGGGGGCCTGGACATCGACGAGCACTCCCGCGTTCTCCGGCCGGATGGCTCGGTAGTCGAAGGCTTGTATGCGGCTGGAAATTCATCCGCCGGAGTTATGGGCGATACCTATCCCGGTCCTGGCGCGACGATCGGATCAGCAATGGTGGCGGGCTACGCCGCAGCCAACCACTGTGCACGCCAGGTCAAGTCAGGCAGCGGGGCTAGCGGCCAACCCGCTATAGCCGCCGCTCCACCTTCCGCTCGCTTTAGGCCCGCGACGGGACAGCCGCCGCCCTCTGTGGATCATGCCCCGGAGTTCGGCAATCCGCAAAATTGA
- a CDS encoding SDR family NAD(P)-dependent oxidoreductase, translating to MAVVTGAASGLGRAIALALDREGAKAVVVADLHREPREGGPATDVVLRCPSKYVECDVTNPDDVERAVSAADEFGGVDIMVNNAGIVVIKPFLEFTEDEYDRQMAVNAKGVFFGTQAAGRRMAQRGAGVIVNMSSVAALAGSADWSGYSASKAAAKLISSSAAQALAPSGVRVNSLHPGLVTTEMARSDLGVADGDVAKAFAIPFGRAACPDEIADVAVVMCSDLSRYMTGSAVVVDGGMINTL from the coding sequence GTGGCCGTTGTCACCGGGGCTGCGAGCGGGCTTGGTCGCGCGATCGCGCTGGCACTTGATCGCGAGGGTGCAAAAGCTGTCGTTGTGGCAGACCTGCACCGTGAGCCGCGTGAAGGTGGTCCCGCCACAGATGTGGTCTTGCGATGTCCATCAAAGTACGTGGAGTGCGATGTCACTAACCCGGACGATGTCGAGCGGGCTGTTTCAGCGGCCGATGAGTTCGGTGGAGTGGACATCATGGTGAATAACGCCGGAATCGTCGTCATTAAGCCGTTCTTAGAGTTCACAGAAGACGAGTACGACCGCCAGATGGCTGTCAATGCCAAAGGGGTGTTCTTCGGAACGCAAGCGGCGGGGCGGCGGATGGCCCAAAGAGGTGCAGGTGTGATCGTCAACATGTCCAGCGTCGCCGCACTGGCTGGCTCGGCGGACTGGAGTGGGTATTCGGCATCGAAAGCTGCGGCAAAGCTGATCAGTTCGTCAGCTGCGCAAGCCCTCGCACCTAGTGGCGTACGGGTCAATTCGCTGCATCCGGGGTTAGTCACCACGGAGATGGCGCGCAGCGACCTCGGCGTCGCCGATGGGGACGTGGCGAAAGCCTTTGCCATACCGTTTGGTCGGGCGGCGTGCCCGGATGAGATAGCCGACGTGGCGGTAGTGATGTGCAGCGATCTGTCCCGCTACATGACGGGCTCCGCCGTGGTTGTCGATGGCGGCATGATCAACACCCTCTGA
- a CDS encoding mammalian cell entry protein, with protein sequence MDDTVEAESGKDNCAADDNCEADLDVCNRDPDHRYTGARTAMIAGVIGVIAVGSLTGWLGYRSYNAHRADDQRNHFIAAGRKVAQALTTISYTEIDSNLQRILESSTGSFHDDFQNRSKPFAEVVKQAQSTSQGTIEAAGLESQSGDLARVLVAVSVKTSLNGTPEPEPRRWRMRLDVVRQGGDFKVSDVQFVP encoded by the coding sequence ATGGATGACACGGTTGAAGCGGAGTCGGGCAAAGACAACTGCGCAGCCGATGACAACTGCGAAGCCGATCTTGACGTCTGCAACCGCGATCCGGATCATCGGTACACAGGCGCGCGAACGGCAATGATCGCAGGAGTCATCGGAGTGATCGCCGTGGGCAGCCTGACAGGTTGGTTAGGGTACCGCAGCTATAACGCACACCGTGCCGACGACCAGCGCAACCATTTCATCGCGGCTGGCCGAAAAGTCGCGCAGGCCCTGACCACAATCAGCTACACCGAAATCGATTCCAACCTGCAACGAATCTTGGAATCCTCCACGGGCAGCTTTCACGACGATTTCCAGAACCGATCGAAGCCATTTGCTGAGGTAGTGAAGCAGGCCCAGTCAACATCTCAGGGGACGATCGAAGCCGCCGGATTGGAATCGCAATCTGGCGACCTGGCACGAGTCCTCGTAGCGGTGTCAGTCAAGACGTCATTGAACGGAACACCCGAACCCGAACCACGCAGGTGGCGCATGCGCCTCGATGTGGTGAGGCAAGGCGGCGACTTTAAGGTCTCCGACGTGCAGTTCGTGCCGTAA
- a CDS encoding TetR/AcrR family transcriptional regulator, which translates to MAVNNSTGDDDDTRRPRGRPRRQIDRDAVADAVAALFAEGGIEAVSIARTADRLSVSRATLYRTVPTKADLLGILFERSARELTVGIERVLAEETDPGAQLPAMIRLQAEGVIQMRHYLPVFFGGGGLPTDVYRRWRKWTRQFERRWARVVSDCMDAGYLEKSDPVIATRLMLGMLIWVCRWYRPADKVTAEQIAETTISLLNLPRGPRKSTRASGRGHRRSS; encoded by the coding sequence GTGGCGGTCAACAATTCGACAGGTGACGACGACGATACGCGACGTCCTCGTGGCCGTCCGCGCCGGCAGATCGATCGTGACGCGGTTGCAGACGCCGTAGCCGCGTTGTTTGCTGAGGGCGGTATCGAGGCGGTATCGATCGCGCGGACCGCGGACAGGTTATCGGTCTCCAGGGCGACTCTCTATCGCACAGTCCCAACTAAGGCAGATCTCTTGGGAATACTGTTCGAGCGCAGCGCACGCGAGTTGACCGTTGGGATTGAGCGAGTGCTCGCCGAAGAAACGGACCCAGGTGCGCAGCTCCCGGCGATGATCAGGTTGCAGGCGGAGGGTGTCATCCAGATGCGCCATTATCTACCGGTGTTTTTCGGCGGGGGAGGCCTCCCGACCGATGTATACCGTCGCTGGCGGAAATGGACCAGACAGTTTGAGAGGCGTTGGGCCCGCGTCGTCAGCGACTGCATGGATGCGGGATACTTGGAGAAGAGCGACCCTGTGATCGCCACCCGTCTGATGCTTGGCATGCTGATCTGGGTATGCCGCTGGTACCGACCAGCCGACAAGGTGACGGCCGAGCAGATTGCCGAAACGACTATCTCATTACTAAATCTACCCAGGGGCCCACGCAAGAGCACTCGCGCCTCCGGACGCGGTCATCGCCGGTCTTCCTAG
- a CDS encoding flavin-containing monooxygenase, with product MIAIIGAGFGGIATAVQLTRRGIEDFVVFEQFDGPGGVWMANTYPGCEVDINSLIYSFSFMPYDWTRTHPSRDELQRYAEDTIDHYKIRDHFRFGCAVESVEWDDPTSSYRLTLADGTTYRAEVVVAASGFLSRPKYPELPGLNTFQGPVFHTARWEHEHDLTGKRVALVGTGSSGIQATSQLSRYVDQLFVFQREPGWIVPKRAKPYAPRTRARRRRWPWTQRLERAGQWLYLDIAVRNAWKVGSIQNRLFERYCRRYIDKSIRDPKLRALVTPNYPFACKRPIFDDNYFHALQRPNVTLVPLAVKHLTKDGIVATDDSERKIDAVILATGFRAQEYLSSLRVRGRGGRDLHEMWADAPTAFLGITVPDFPNFFIVYGPNTNGGNSIVFQIERQVNAITRMITRLGGTNGVIDTKQAAFDRFVTWVDAQNRKRTDATNFCHNYYHSASGRNVTQWPLGSVDYWVLTKLLPYFAMKVDRSGHVTANMCIDGPALKESGDPAAGASKSTALTAHIDTIDRGSQR from the coding sequence ATGATTGCCATTATTGGTGCCGGCTTTGGCGGGATCGCTACCGCGGTGCAACTTACCCGCCGGGGCATTGAGGACTTCGTGGTCTTCGAGCAATTCGACGGGCCGGGCGGTGTGTGGATGGCCAACACCTATCCCGGATGCGAAGTTGACATCAATTCGCTGATTTACTCGTTTTCATTCATGCCGTACGACTGGACACGAACCCACCCCTCGCGCGACGAGCTGCAGCGTTACGCAGAGGACACGATCGACCACTACAAGATACGTGACCACTTCCGGTTCGGATGTGCAGTCGAGAGTGTCGAATGGGACGACCCCACCTCGAGCTACCGCCTGACTCTGGCCGACGGTACGACATACCGGGCGGAAGTGGTGGTCGCCGCGTCCGGATTCTTAAGCCGGCCAAAGTATCCGGAGTTGCCGGGCCTCAATACGTTCCAGGGCCCGGTGTTCCACACCGCGCGCTGGGAGCATGAGCACGACCTCACTGGCAAACGTGTCGCTTTGGTAGGCACCGGGTCGTCTGGCATCCAGGCAACGTCGCAACTTTCGAGGTATGTTGACCAGCTGTTCGTCTTTCAGCGCGAACCCGGCTGGATAGTGCCGAAACGGGCGAAGCCATACGCTCCCCGGACACGCGCGCGGCGACGTCGCTGGCCCTGGACGCAGAGGCTGGAACGCGCCGGGCAATGGCTGTATCTCGATATTGCCGTACGGAATGCCTGGAAGGTCGGCTCAATACAGAACCGGCTATTTGAACGATACTGTCGGCGCTACATCGATAAGAGTATTCGCGACCCGAAGTTGCGGGCACTCGTCACACCCAATTACCCATTCGCGTGCAAACGCCCAATTTTCGACGATAATTACTTCCATGCACTCCAACGACCGAATGTGACGCTCGTCCCGCTGGCCGTCAAACATCTCACCAAAGACGGCATCGTCGCGACAGATGATAGTGAACGAAAGATTGATGCGGTAATACTGGCCACCGGGTTTCGTGCCCAGGAGTACCTTTCGAGCCTGCGGGTCCGCGGCCGTGGTGGGCGCGACCTCCACGAGATGTGGGCGGACGCTCCGACCGCATTCCTGGGAATCACGGTTCCAGACTTTCCCAACTTCTTCATTGTCTATGGGCCAAACACCAACGGGGGCAACTCAATTGTCTTCCAGATTGAACGCCAGGTTAACGCCATCACGCGGATGATAACGCGGCTCGGCGGTACGAACGGCGTAATCGACACTAAGCAAGCGGCTTTCGATCGCTTCGTCACCTGGGTCGACGCCCAGAATCGAAAACGAACCGATGCCACGAACTTCTGCCACAACTACTATCATTCCGCTAGCGGACGCAACGTGACGCAGTGGCCACTGGGGAGCGTTGACTATTGGGTGCTAACCAAATTGCTGCCGTACTTCGCCATGAAGGTCGACAGGTCGGGTCATGTGACCGCCAACATGTGCATAGACGGACCGGCGCTGAAGGAAAGTGGCGATCCGGCGGCGGGCGCATCCAAATCGACCGCGCTGACGGCTCACATCGACACGATCGACAGAGGTTCGCAGCGCTAA
- a CDS encoding alpha/beta hydrolase-fold protein, which translates to MSPLNRCRVLATRRAVGILRMVLALALTLCMWHAARAKADPVEYLVVPSAAMGRDIPVAFRAGGPHAVFLLDAFNAAPDISNWVTVGNGMNAFAGKGVSVVAPAGGAYSLFTDWEQDGSKQWETFLSSELPDWLAANKGVAAGGHAVVGASQGGTAAITLAEFHPDRFRYAGSMSGFLYPSSTAINGALHDGMMRYGDADTNLMWGAAQLGRWKWHDPYVHCQLLIDNGTRLWVFSPQTLTASDPASMIGYADQAQGSNRSFYTQYRTIGGTNGHFDFPTSGDHGWGTWAAQLSAMAGDVASAIR; encoded by the coding sequence ATGTCACCATTGAACCGGTGCAGGGTTCTAGCCACAAGAAGGGCGGTCGGCATCCTAAGGATGGTACTGGCGCTGGCTCTAACGCTGTGCATGTGGCACGCGGCGCGCGCAAAGGCCGACCCCGTTGAGTATCTGGTGGTTCCGTCGGCGGCGATGGGTCGTGATATCCCGGTCGCTTTCCGGGCGGGAGGACCGCATGCGGTGTTCCTGCTCGATGCCTTCAACGCGGCGCCGGACATTAGCAACTGGGTAACGGTGGGCAATGGGATGAACGCCTTCGCCGGTAAGGGGGTATCTGTCGTAGCCCCAGCGGGTGGCGCCTACAGCCTCTTCACCGACTGGGAGCAAGACGGCAGTAAACAGTGGGAGACGTTTCTTTCCAGTGAGTTGCCAGACTGGCTTGCAGCCAACAAGGGTGTCGCGGCTGGGGGACACGCCGTCGTCGGCGCTTCACAGGGCGGCACGGCAGCGATCACACTTGCTGAGTTTCACCCGGACCGCTTTCGTTACGCCGGCTCGATGTCGGGATTCTTGTACCCGTCGAGTACTGCGATCAACGGCGCCCTGCATGACGGCATGATGCGGTACGGCGACGCGGATACGAATCTGATGTGGGGTGCCGCCCAGCTCGGCAGGTGGAAGTGGCACGACCCCTACGTCCATTGTCAATTGCTAATCGACAACGGCACGAGGCTGTGGGTTTTCTCCCCTCAGACACTCACCGCAAGCGATCCGGCGAGCATGATCGGGTATGCCGATCAAGCTCAAGGTAGCAACCGATCCTTCTACACCCAATACCGCACTATCGGTGGCACCAACGGTCACTTCGACTTTCCAACGAGCGGCGATCATGGCTGGGGCACGTGGGCAGCACAGCTAAGCGCGATGGCCGGCGACGTCGCCAGCGCAATTCGCTAA
- a CDS encoding MCE family protein, which produces MTKAAQNIKLGLALVVTLLVVSCVPGCQWQGLNSIAMPGTAGRGDHAFEVRAQMRDVGYLEENSRVRVGDANVGTVTKIEREGWHALITMRLNGDVHLPANATATLGQTSLLGSLHVELAAPTVGPPVGRLTNGALIPLRSSAAFPRTDQTLAVISLLLNGGGVGEVQDIVRAFSTALSGRGKDLKSLIRQINEFVGRLHGQTDDIIAATESFNRLVKQLADQKPVLDNALRTVPNALEVLNARRDHLTEAFKAFGQFSALATKAVNSTKQNLDQELRDFGPILQSLADAGPSLTRGLSLLATFPWADETLGNMVRGDYVNVGLTVDLTLSRIDRSLFTGTRWEGNLTELEMQWGRTIGQLPSPYTAGNPLVAPYNWNQGP; this is translated from the coding sequence GTGACTAAGGCCGCGCAAAACATCAAATTGGGTCTAGCCTTGGTCGTTACGCTTCTGGTCGTCTCGTGCGTGCCTGGTTGCCAATGGCAGGGACTGAATTCGATAGCGATGCCAGGCACAGCGGGCCGCGGTGATCACGCTTTCGAAGTGCGCGCCCAAATGCGCGACGTCGGTTACCTCGAGGAAAACTCGCGCGTTCGGGTGGGCGACGCGAACGTTGGGACGGTAACCAAGATCGAGCGCGAGGGGTGGCACGCATTAATCACCATGAGGCTCAACGGCGATGTCCATCTTCCGGCCAACGCCACGGCGACCCTTGGCCAAACCAGCCTACTAGGCTCGCTGCACGTCGAACTCGCGGCGCCGACGGTAGGCCCACCCGTAGGTCGACTGACAAATGGGGCATTAATCCCACTGCGCAGCTCGGCGGCGTTCCCGCGAACCGATCAGACGCTGGCTGTCATATCCCTGCTGCTCAACGGTGGCGGTGTGGGCGAGGTCCAAGACATAGTGCGGGCGTTCTCGACCGCGCTTAGTGGCCGGGGGAAGGACCTCAAGAGCCTCATCCGTCAAATCAACGAGTTCGTTGGTCGGCTCCATGGGCAGACAGATGACATCATCGCTGCCACCGAGAGCTTTAACCGGCTTGTTAAACAGTTGGCAGATCAGAAGCCTGTATTGGACAACGCATTGCGTACAGTGCCCAATGCACTTGAGGTCCTGAACGCCCGGCGTGATCACCTCACCGAGGCATTCAAAGCGTTCGGGCAGTTCAGCGCACTCGCCACCAAAGCGGTTAATTCCACGAAGCAAAACTTGGACCAGGAACTGCGTGACTTCGGCCCGATTCTGCAGTCGCTGGCCGACGCTGGACCGTCGTTGACTAGAGGTTTGAGCCTGCTCGCTACCTTCCCATGGGCGGACGAAACGTTAGGCAACATGGTTCGCGGCGATTACGTCAACGTGGGCCTGACTGTCGACCTGACCCTCAGTCGAATCGACAGAAGCCTCTTCACCGGCACCCGTTGGGAAGGTAACTTGACTGAACTCGAAATGCAGTGGGGTCGCACCATCGGGCAGTTACCAAGCCCTTACACGGCAGGCAATCCGCTTGTGGCTCCCTATAATTGGAATCAGGGACCGTGA